Below is a window of Verrucomicrobiales bacterium DNA.
CTCGGCTGCGAAGAAACAATGCGATTTATGGGTCAACAAGTTTATCTCGGAATCGATCTGGGCGCGGAGAGCGGGCGGGTGATGGCCGGTTTGTGGAACGGCAACACGATCCGATTGGAGGAACTTCACCGATTCTCCAATGGCGGGGTCTGGTTGGGGGATTCTCTGCGCTGGGATATTCTTCGGCTTTGGGCAGAAATTCAGAACGGTCTTTCGCTGGCCGCACGGAGGTTCGGGGACTCGATTGTTTCCGTGGGCATCGACACGTGGGGCGTGGACTTTGTGCTCCTGTCCAAGTCGCAGGAGCTGCTGGGTTTGCCGTATCACTATCGCGATCCGCGTACGCAGGGGATCATGGCCCGGACCTTGCAGCAAGTACCACGGGAGCGCATCTTTCAGACAACCGGTCTCCAGTTCATGGAAATCAACACCCTGTTCCAACTGATCGCCTTCAGGGACAAAAACCCAGAGCTCCTCGCCGCGGCGGATTGCTTCCTGATGATGCCTGACTTCCTGAACTGGTGTTTGTCCGGCGAGCGGGTCTGCGAGTTCACCAATGCAACGACCACCCAATTCTTTGATCCGACGGCACGCGGCTGGGCGGTCGATCTGCTTCGTGACCTCCGGCTTCCTAACTCCATTTTCCCACGGGTCGTGCAGCCAGGATCGGTGCTCGGAGGCATTCGCCCCTCCGTGGCCTCGCGGACCGGCCTTAAAAAGGTCCAAGTGGTCGCCCCGGCTACACACGACACCGGATCGGCGGTGGCGGCAGCTCCCACGGCCAACACCGGTCATCCAACCTGGGCCTACATCAGTTCGGGCACATGGTCCCTGATGGGGGTTGAAGTTCAACAGGCCATTTTGACATCCCGCAGCCTCGAACTGAACATGACCAATGAGGGAGGGGTTGATGGCACATACCGCCTCCTTAAAAACATTATGGGCCTGTGGCTGTTGCAACAATGCAAACGGTCCTTTGAGAGGAGCGGCACGGTCTACTCCTATGAGCATCTGGTTAGCCTGGCCGCTGCGAGTACGCCACTCCGGAGCCTGGTCGATCCTGACCATCCGAGCTTTCTGAGTCCTGAAGACATGCCCTCCGCCCTCCAGGAATTTTGTCGCAGGACGGGGCAGCCTGAGCCTCAGTCCGAAGGCCAACTCGTCCGGTGCGTGCTAGAAAGTCTGGCGCTGAAGTACGCCACCACGCTCGGAGCCCTAGAAGACTTGGTCGGGAGGCGCGTGGAGGTAATCCATGTCATGGGCGGGGGATCGAGGAACGCCCTCCTCAACCAATTCACGGCCGATGCTTGCGCTCGTCCGGTGTTGGCCGGACCGGTCGAAGCGACCGTTTTGGGCAATCTGCTCGTGCAAGTGCAGGCCCGCGGGGAGCTGGGATCTTTGGCCCAACTCCGCTCGGTAGTTCGTCAGTCGAACGAGCTGCAGAGCTTCGAGCCTCAGAACAGTGAATCCTGGTCAGCGGCGCGGGACCGCTTCCAAACCCTTTCGCAGGCCTGAGATGATCCGGAAAGCCTTCAAGATGTTCGTTCATCCGGATCAGCATGCTGAGTATGAGCGTCGACATCGTCCGATCTGGCCAGAGTTGGAAGCGGTGCTCCGACAACACGGGGTGCGATCCTATAGCATCTTCATCGACAGCACTACGAATGAGCTGTTTGCGTACGCGGAGATTGAGGATGAATCTCGTTGGGAACAGATCGCGGCCACTGAGGTTTGCCAGCGATGGTGGAAGTCCATGAGCTCCCTGATGGAGAGTCATCCCGACCACCGACCTAAGTCGGTGGAGTTACGTGAAGTGTTTCGGCTAGGTGACCGAGGTGGATCTGCCGTTCGGGGCGCTGAAGAGGTTTAGAGGCAAGCGCGAGAAGGAGCCTCGGTAGATCGATCAAGCGTTGGCTCTCGGCGAGGCGGCTTCGTTCCCAACCCGAAAGCTTCTGGCCTATCGGGGCTCGAGTCGAATGTCGCCCTACCTCGTCGTAGCGTGAGGCTCCGTCGTCCTTGTGTTCTCTGCGCTCTTCCCGTCTCTGCGGTGCAAATCGGGCCTGTTTAGAGGAAGAACCTGGCTTCGCTTTTTTATTGATGCGGTTGCGGTCCCCTCTCACTGTCGCGCCATGCTCCGAATACTCCTCATCGCTTGGATCATTGTCTCGAGTGGCTTTGCAACTGCCGCCGCGCTTCCGCCGGTGGAGCTTTGGCCGGGAACGCCTCCGGGAGAACAGAAACCTCTGGGCGAGGAGAAGGATCTTTCCAAGCCGACCGATGGGTTAGTTGCCGGCAAAGCTGTCATTCGTCTGGGAAATGTTTCGAAACCCACTCTGCAAGTGTTTACCCCACCGCAGGGACAGGCCAATGGCTCAGCGGTGCTGGTTTGTCCCGGGGGAGGCTACCATATTCTGGCCATGGATTTGGAAGGGACCGAGGTTTGCGAGTGGCTGAACTCGATTGGCGTCACGGCCCTGCTGCTGAAGTATCGAGTGCCGAAACGGGAAGGGGCATCGGAAGGTCTCGCCCCCATCCAGGACGCGCAACGCGCCCTGGGGCTGACGCGGCTGAACGCCAAAGTCTGGGGGATCAATCCCGACCGAATCGGTGTGATGGGATTCAGCGCCGGAGGACATCTGTCCGCGCGATTGAGCAACAACTTTCGAGAGCGGAGCTATCCTGCGGTGGACGAGGCGGATCGACTGAGCTGCCGTCCCGACTTCACGCTGCTCATTTATCCCGCCTACTTAACCGACAAGGACAAGGGCGATCAGCTGCGACCCGAGATGCCGGTGTCGAACCAAACTCCACCTACTTTCATAGCGATCTCTCAGGACGATCCGGTTCGGGTGGAAAACGTATTGCACTACTCGATCTCACTTCAGGCCTCCAAAGTGCCCATGGAACTGCATATCTATCCCAAAGGCGGGCACGGCTACGGGCTGCGTCGCACGCAAGAAAACGTCACGAGTTGGCCGGATCGTGCCACAGACTGGATGCGCGGGCGAGGTCTCTTGCGGGCGAACTAGTGGAAGACACCAGACTAATTTTTACCGGGAGCAGTCGCATCGACCGCGGTTTTCTCAGCGGGCTTCGGCTGCTGCTCCTTCAGGAGCGTTTCAATTTTGGATTCGAGAGCCTTCTTGGTTACGTCGTACATCGTATTGGTGATGGCGGCCATCGCTTGGCGGGCGATGTCATATCGGCCAGCATTGATATTGAGGCGGGCGAAATGGATCTGGACCCCTTGACGTTCGATATCGTCCCTCGCCACCCGGAACGCGTTAGTCCAGGCTTTGAGGGCGTCGTCGGCCAGCTTGATACGCGCCAGCAAATCCGCTTTAGGATCTCCTGATTTCGGCTGGGGAAAGCCGTAATAGCTCTGGGCGAAATCGGCGGCGAGGATGAAGTTGGTGGGATCGAGTTCCAAGGCCCGACGGTACAGAGCCATCGCATCGTGCATCACAGCGGTAACGTCCTTCTTGAGGACTTTGGCACCATCCGCTCGGAAGAGATACAGCGTGGTGGCTAGATTGTGATAGTAAGTGGGTTCCCAAGGATTCAGTTCAATGGCTTTGGCATAGTGGAAAAAAGCGTTGGTCACGGGGCCTCGATGCCCGTAGAGGTTTGCCAGATTGTTCCAGGCCGCCGGATCCTGGGGATTCAGTTCCTTCGCTTTCAACCATTGGACATAGGAGCCCTCCTCGTCGTCGCTATCGCTAAGGAAAGCGCCGAAGGCGCTGCGTCCCTTGGCGTGGTTGGGGTAGAGCTGAACGAAGTCCTCGTAGGCTCGTCGGACCGGAGCCAGCTTAGCCTGAACTCGTGCCTTCAGCAGTTGGTCGGAGCCGGCCAAGGAGTTGGTGCTGGATTGCGTGATGAGGTCATCGATCTCGGCGCGAGACTGGTCATCCAGTTCCATGACGCGCTTGAGAGCCAGGTCAGCGGGGGAGTTGGTAGCTACGGGGCCGGACTTAGCGGTGTCGAGCCGGCTCGTCGAGAGGGTAGGCCGAGCGATCAGCCAGTTGCTGACCGTTGTGGGCGAATTCGTGGCCAGGAGGGCGGTGAGCACACCGACGAGCAGATCATTCACGTCCGGCAAGCTAACAAGGCCACTCCGCGAATTCCACAGGAGTTTTCCGCCGATCTGGCATTGTCTGATTCCGGAATCCGTCTAAGATCATTGGAACATGCATCTTGCAAACCGCATACCCCACTTCCCTCGAGGAAGGTCCGTCGGCTTCCTGGGGGCCTTGGTTCTCAGTCTTGGCTTCTTGCTCGGTTCCAATGCCTGGGCCGCTAGTCCCACGGCGGAACAAATGGAACGCGGACGAACGGTGTACCAACAGAACTGCTTTATTTGTCATCAGCTCAACGGATTGGGACTGCCGGGCACCTATCCGCCGCTGGCAAAGTCGGACTACCTTTTCGAGGACCGAGCCCGCTCCATCCGTGTCATCATCGAAGGTCTTTCGGGCGAAATTCGGGTGAACGGGCGTCGGTTTGCCGGCGCCATGCAACCTGTGCTCATCAACAATGAGCAGATCGCCGACGTTTTGACGTTCGTAGGCAACAGCTGGGGCAACGAATGGGAACCGTTTACGGCGGAAGAAGTGCAGCAAGTCCGCAGGAAGACCCCCTATAAGACTTTTGAAGCCCTGGTGGCTGCCAGTCAGTTTCCACCCTTACCTACTCCTCCTGAAGGCTTTACGATTCGCGAGGTGGTCAAAATGCCCGCTAACCCGCTCCGTATCGCCAGTGATGGCTCGGGCCGAATGCTTTACGTTTTGACCGGGAACAATGGCGACGTATGGCGAGTGGATCCGGTCAACAACGCGCTCAAGCAGGTACTCTGGGGTAGCAAGTATTTGGAAAAACGGCCGAAGGATCTTGGTGGGCCGATCATTCTGGTCGGGATGGTGATGGACAAGGAAGGTCGGCTCTATATCGGATCGAATCAGCAGAACGAAGAGACCTTGCCGGTGCAAAACATTGTGACGATCTATCGCACTACCGAAACCCTGGCTGGCGACCCGGCCAGCCCGAAGCCCTGGTATCAGACAAACTATCCGGGAAATGGGGCCTACGTCCATGGCTTGGAAGGCATGGCCTTCGCTCCGGACGGAGCCTTGTTTGTGGCGAACGGTGCCCGTACAGACGCCGGACAACTAGGCGGTGAGCCTCGGTTTTATGGAAAAGGGGAAACGGAACTGACCTCTTCCATCTGGCGGATCGACCCGAAGACCACCCCGCCTTCCATGGAGGTTTTCGCTCGTGGGATCCGCAACGGCTACGGGTTGGCGTTTAACGAAGCCGGCGAGCTCTTCGAGAGTGAGAACGGCCCGGATGCTCACGCTCCTGAGGAACTCAACCTGATCGAGAAGGGTAAACACTATGGCTTTCCCTATCGGTTCGGAGACTGGACCCGCAAAGCCTATAGCCATACCCCCGACGCCCCCGAAGGCCTCGAGTTCACGCTCCCGATCGTGAATTTAGGCCCGGATGGAGGTTACGGCGGAACCCCGCTCTACAGCTTTCACCCCCATTCCTCCCCGGGAGGTATGGCATTCCTGGGCTCCGACTTTCCCGAAGGATGGCGGGGAACCCTGCTGATGAGCCGCTTCGGAAACTTTATTCGCAGCCCGGAGCCCCATATGGGTTTTGATGTGCTTCAAATCAAATTGCACAAGAACGCCAAAGGAGTCTATGAGAGTTACGTCCACACGGCTTTGGCCCCTTTGGGACGCCCCAACGATGTTCATGTTAGCGGCAAGGGTAAGGTGTATATATCAGAGTACGGTCGAGCCACCAACAGCTTCGCTTCCTATTCTCTGCCCGGCCGGATACTGGAACTCGCCGTTAAACCCTCTTCAACAGCTCAGTAGACAAACGATAAGGTCCAAGGCAGGTTGGAGTGTCAGCTACACAGATCAGCCATTTGTATCATGGCCTTGAACGATAAGCGTCGTATTCGAGACCGAGTCGTGGGCAAAAATCCCTCGCCGGGCTGCTCTGCCTTCACGCATCCCCTGCATTTTGTGAACTCTCCGTTCCATTGCCTCATCCTGGCCTGGTGGTTGATGACCGCTGTAGGCTCCCTTTCAGCGGGAGATATTCTGTTCCATGAAATCCTGTTCCATCCCAAACAGCCGGTGGATGGACCGGAGCCGGTGGGAGAAGAGTTCATCGAACTTTACAACCAGGGTACAAACGCCGTCAGCCTGAATGGTTGGCGGCTAACCCGCGGAGTGGATTACGTGTTTGGCGATATCACGATGCCGGCGGGCGGATATCTGGTGCTGGCGGCCGACACCAACATCTTTGCTGCTCGATATCCGGGAGTGGCGCCCGTGGTGGGAAACTGGAGAGGGCGACTTAGCAATCGATGGCAGAGCCTGGACTTGGTGGAACCGACCGGGAGGATTCATGATAGCCTGAGTTATGCCACCGACGGAGACTGGGCGGTTCGGATTAAAGGCCCACCGCTGTCCGGCACCCGAGGTTGGGAATGGCATTCATCAGCTGATGGGCCAGGAGCATCCTTGGAAGTGATCCACTCCGATCAGGCCAATGAACACGGCCAAAACTGGAGCGCCAGTTTGATCGAGGGCGGCACACCGGGAGCACCCAATTCGACCGCCAGTTCCAGCATTCCTCCGATGATCCTTCAGGTGGAACATGCTCCGGCCATCCCTAGGTCCACCGACCAGGTCACGATTCAAGCGCGACTCGTCGACCGAAGCTTAGTGGGGGTCACGGCCCTGGTGCATTACCGCGATGCTAGCACGACGACTCCGGCTGACTTTGTGGCGGTTCCCATGTCTGACACCGGGCTCCTGGGCGATGGGGCTGCCGGCGACGGCGTATTCGCGGCCCGGCTGCCGGCTCAGCCGAACGGAACCATTATCGAATTCTTCATCGAAGCCAAGAGTCCAGCGGGCGGTCAGCGTTTTTGGCCGGCACCGGCGCTGAACGAGGCTGGACAGTGGGAGCAGTCAGCCAACGCACTCTACCAAGTCGACGAAAGCCCAATCGAAAGTTCGCAGCCGTATTACCGGATTGTGATGACGCAAACCGAGCGTCAGATCCTCCGCAATATCAATCCCTCGAGCGATGCTGCGATGAACGCCACATTCATCAGCTCGGATGACCGAGGCATCGAGATTCGCTATCTGTGCGCGGTTCGAATTCGCGGCGCCGGCAGCCGGTTTCGAAACCCGACCAATTTGCGGGTGAGCTTTCCCAACGACAAGTTGTGGAAAGGTATTCCCGACATCAATTTAAACACTCAATACACCTATCTTCAGCTGGCGGGAGCCCGGCTCGCTCAAAAGGCGGGGCTGAGCATGGCCGATGCGCGCGCCGTCCAGGTGCGCGTCAACGGGGCGAACCTCGCGGCGACCGGACCGGACAGCGTTCAACAAGGCTCCTACGTGGCGCTTGAGCCCTTGGGTCCCGACTGGGTGGAGAATCACTATCCCCTCGACTCGAATGGCAACCTGTACCGCGTCTCGGTCGGGAATCACGCTGGAACATTAAGTCCACTCGCGAACAAATCTCAGGCGGTCTCCATCGGTTACACCAAGAATTCCAACTCCAGCGAGGACGACTGGTCAGATCTCCTCCGACTCACCGAGGTTCTGAATAATGTCCCGGATGAGGAATACGTCGCGGAGGTTCGCAAGGTGATCGATGTCGAACAATGGATGCGCTACTTCGCCTTCATGACCTTGGCGACTTCCCTGGAAACCTCTTTCGCAACCGGCCGAGGCGACGACTATTCCCTCTATCGAGGAGTCACCGATCCACGCTTCCATCTGATCGTTCACGATCTGGACACCGTGTTCGGGTTGGGCGACACCACGAGCAATCCGGGGATCAATATTTTCCGCATGGTACCGGTTGTGAATCGGAACGCGAACACGACTGTGTTGAACCGCTTCATGCTGCATCCCGAATTCGTTCCCATCTACTTTCAGGAACTGATGCGGATGATCGAGACGATCTTTGACGCTCGATACCTGAACCCTTTCTTGGATTCCACGCTGAAAGAGTTTGTGAATCCCGACTTGATCGCCGCCATGAAGGCGTTCCAGGTGGCCCGGAACCAAGGCGTGCTCACCCAGATTCCCCGCGAGATGGTGATTACCAGCTCTCTGCCGATCGTTGACGGCTATCTGCGAACAGCGATTTCCGAGGTGGACCTCAGCGGGCTCGCCGACGTGGTCCAGACTCGATCCGTCGAAGTGAACGGCATCAAAGCCAACTGGACGGCGTGGAAGGGAGAGTGGTCTCGGACGGGGATCGCTCTGCAGCCCGGGATCAATCGGGTGCAGGTCCGATCACTCGATGCGGGCGGGAAGGAGCTGCGGCGACAGTTTCTGGACATCTGGTACGATGCTGGCCCCGCCCAGGCGGTGACCGGCCCCATCACCTCCGATACCACTTGGACGGCTGCCGGAGGGCCGTATGACATCTCTGCATCCCTTACCGTTCCCGTGGGCAGGACTCTCACGATCGAGCCGGGTGCCACCGTCTGGTTTGGCAACGGAGCTGGCTTGGTGGTTGCGGGTCGTTTGGTCGCAGAAGGAACGGAGACGGCCCGCATCCGATTCACCCGGCCGCCCGGGGGAACCGGCCGATGGAACGGTATCCAGTTCAACGGCACGCTCGCCGATAATCGGATCCGTTTCGCTGAGTTTGAGTTCTCCGACGGTGGCTCGCATCATGTGGGTGGCTCAAACTCCAAGTTGTGGATCGAAGGTTGCACCTGGCAGGCTGGGGGATCGAAAAGCATCATCGAACTGGCCAACTCTTCGGCACTCATTCGTGGAAACCAGCTCCCTGATCTGGTCGGAGCGGAGCATATCCATGGCGGGCCAGTGCCAGCCGGAGGCTTCGTTCGCATCGAGGAGAATATCTTTGGCACCACCACCCTGCTAAACGATATCATCGACTTTACGGGGGCCAAACGCCCCGGGCCCGTGCTCGAGATTCTCAACAATGTGTTTACTGCCGCGAGTGACGATGTGCTGGACTTGGACGGCACCGACGCCTGGGTGGAAGGGAACCTGTTCATGCACGTGCACAAGGCCAACCCCAACGCAGGGGACACCTCTAGCGCCATCTCGTTCGGAGAAGACAGCGGCTACGGGCCGCACGTGCTCGCGATTCGGAACTTCTTCTACGACGTGGATCACGTGGCCTTGTGCAAAGAGGGTGGCACACTGAGTCTGCTGAACAACACCGCGGTCGGAGTTCAGGTTGCTGCGGTGAATTTCAGCGAGCCCGAGCGCAACACCAGGCCCGGGGCCTCCGCCGTCTTGGATGGGAACCTCTTTTGGAACCCCCCAGGCTGGGCTGGCACCAATTTTCAGAATCGCTTTCCCACCAATGGGAGCGTTCTCCTGACCGCCCACCGCAATCTCCTGCTGCCGGGGGACACCGTCCTAGGAGGCACCGATAACTGGGTGGGAGATCCGATGCTCTTCGATGTCAGCTCCAATGCGGTTAGTGCCACCGGCTTCCGGTCTGCCCTTGCTCCACGATCTGGCTCCCCAGTGCTGGGACGCGGGCCCAATGGGATCGATCTCGGGGCAGCGGTGTCCTCCTGGGCTTCGCTCTCGGGTGTGCCTCTCGCCTTCAGTGGCCAGAGGGCAGTCACGCTCACCGTAGGTGGGCCGGGCATCTCCAATTATGTGTACCGGGTGAATTCTGGACCGTGGAGCCCGGAGCGCCCCGTCGCCTCCAAAATCCAGCTCAATGATCTAACGACCGGCGACTATCGCGTGGAAGTCCTCGGACGGAAGGCCGATGGAGCGGTTCAGCCTGCTGAGCAGCCAACGCAATCAACTTCCTGGACCGTCATCCAGGATCTCGCTGCCGTGCAGCTGAACGAACTCTTGACCCGGAATGATCGCGCACTCGAAGTCGAGGGTGAGTTCCCCGACGCCGTGGAATTGCTGAACCTGGGCACTACGAGCCTGGACTTGTCGGGGTTCGGCCTGAGCGACGATCCAGAGGACTCCTTTAAATTTACCTTCCCAGAAGGCACCGCCATAAGTCCATCCGGTTACCTCGTGCTTTACGCAGACCGGGGATCAGACCCCACCAAGTATCTTGGGTTTGGTCTGGGGCAGGCGGGAGGTCAGCTCCTGCTCACGTACCCGGACGGCACGATTGCCGACTCGATTCACTACGGACTTCAGCTCGCCGATTTGTCCCTGAGCCGCAAAAGTGACGGTACCTGGGGCCTAGGGCGGCCGACTTTGGGTTCCAGCAACCAAAGCATCCCCACCTCCGATCCCTCACATCTCCTGATCAACGAATGGCTCGCCAATCCTCAATTCGAGTCGAACGACGATTTCGTGGAGCTTTACAACTCCGGAGCTGCTCCAGTGGACGTGGGCGGATGTTACTTCTCGGATCAACCGGTGGGTGACCCCAAGCGACATCTCATTCCCGCGCTCAGCTTTGTAGCGGCCAAGGGCTACGCGGTGTTTCGGGCGGATGGGAACATCGGCCAAGGAGCCGATCACTTGGGATTCAAGTTGACTGCCGATGAGGGCCTTATCGGCCTGGCTGACCCATCGGGCATTCTCATCGACTGCGTGACCTATGGTCCTCAACCGGTGGACCGATCCGAAGGTCGACAGCCCAACGGCGGCGAGGGGTGGGCGCGATTTCAGGTTATAACTCCCGGTTCGGCGAATCCTTCCTTGGGCGGGGGGACAACCTCTGTCACCAACGAACTCAAGCTTTTGGTTCCGCTGGAAGCGACCTGGTCCTATGACGAGTCCGGCCAGAATCTGGGCACGGAGTGGAGTGCGGAAGCGTTCGACG
It encodes the following:
- a CDS encoding rhamnulokinase — encoded protein: MGQQVYLGIDLGAESGRVMAGLWNGNTIRLEELHRFSNGGVWLGDSLRWDILRLWAEIQNGLSLAARRFGDSIVSVGIDTWGVDFVLLSKSQELLGLPYHYRDPRTQGIMARTLQQVPRERIFQTTGLQFMEINTLFQLIAFRDKNPELLAAADCFLMMPDFLNWCLSGERVCEFTNATTTQFFDPTARGWAVDLLRDLRLPNSIFPRVVQPGSVLGGIRPSVASRTGLKKVQVVAPATHDTGSAVAAAPTANTGHPTWAYISSGTWSLMGVEVQQAILTSRSLELNMTNEGGVDGTYRLLKNIMGLWLLQQCKRSFERSGTVYSYEHLVSLAAASTPLRSLVDPDHPSFLSPEDMPSALQEFCRRTGQPEPQSEGQLVRCVLESLALKYATTLGALEDLVGRRVEVIHVMGGGSRNALLNQFTADACARPVLAGPVEATVLGNLLVQVQARGELGSLAQLRSVVRQSNELQSFEPQNSESWSAARDRFQTLSQA
- the rhaM gene encoding L-rhamnose mutarotase; its protein translation is MIRKAFKMFVHPDQHAEYERRHRPIWPELEAVLRQHGVRSYSIFIDSTTNELFAYAEIEDESRWEQIAATEVCQRWWKSMSSLMESHPDHRPKSVELREVFRLGDRGGSAVRGAEEV
- a CDS encoding alpha/beta hydrolase; the encoded protein is MLRILLIAWIIVSSGFATAAALPPVELWPGTPPGEQKPLGEEKDLSKPTDGLVAGKAVIRLGNVSKPTLQVFTPPQGQANGSAVLVCPGGGYHILAMDLEGTEVCEWLNSIGVTALLLKYRVPKREGASEGLAPIQDAQRALGLTRLNAKVWGINPDRIGVMGFSAGGHLSARLSNNFRERSYPAVDEADRLSCRPDFTLLIYPAYLTDKDKGDQLRPEMPVSNQTPPTFIAISQDDPVRVENVLHYSISLQASKVPMELHIYPKGGHGYGLRRTQENVTSWPDRATDWMRGRGLLRAN
- a CDS encoding PQQ-dependent sugar dehydrogenase translates to MHLANRIPHFPRGRSVGFLGALVLSLGFLLGSNAWAASPTAEQMERGRTVYQQNCFICHQLNGLGLPGTYPPLAKSDYLFEDRARSIRVIIEGLSGEIRVNGRRFAGAMQPVLINNEQIADVLTFVGNSWGNEWEPFTAEEVQQVRRKTPYKTFEALVAASQFPPLPTPPEGFTIREVVKMPANPLRIASDGSGRMLYVLTGNNGDVWRVDPVNNALKQVLWGSKYLEKRPKDLGGPIILVGMVMDKEGRLYIGSNQQNEETLPVQNIVTIYRTTETLAGDPASPKPWYQTNYPGNGAYVHGLEGMAFAPDGALFVANGARTDAGQLGGEPRFYGKGETELTSSIWRIDPKTTPPSMEVFARGIRNGYGLAFNEAGELFESENGPDAHAPEELNLIEKGKHYGFPYRFGDWTRKAYSHTPDAPEGLEFTLPIVNLGPDGGYGGTPLYSFHPHSSPGGMAFLGSDFPEGWRGTLLMSRFGNFIRSPEPHMGFDVLQIKLHKNAKGVYESYVHTALAPLGRPNDVHVSGKGKVYISEYGRATNSFASYSLPGRILELAVKPSSTAQ
- a CDS encoding lamin tail domain-containing protein codes for the protein MALNDKRRIRDRVVGKNPSPGCSAFTHPLHFVNSPFHCLILAWWLMTAVGSLSAGDILFHEILFHPKQPVDGPEPVGEEFIELYNQGTNAVSLNGWRLTRGVDYVFGDITMPAGGYLVLAADTNIFAARYPGVAPVVGNWRGRLSNRWQSLDLVEPTGRIHDSLSYATDGDWAVRIKGPPLSGTRGWEWHSSADGPGASLEVIHSDQANEHGQNWSASLIEGGTPGAPNSTASSSIPPMILQVEHAPAIPRSTDQVTIQARLVDRSLVGVTALVHYRDASTTTPADFVAVPMSDTGLLGDGAAGDGVFAARLPAQPNGTIIEFFIEAKSPAGGQRFWPAPALNEAGQWEQSANALYQVDESPIESSQPYYRIVMTQTERQILRNINPSSDAAMNATFISSDDRGIEIRYLCAVRIRGAGSRFRNPTNLRVSFPNDKLWKGIPDINLNTQYTYLQLAGARLAQKAGLSMADARAVQVRVNGANLAATGPDSVQQGSYVALEPLGPDWVENHYPLDSNGNLYRVSVGNHAGTLSPLANKSQAVSIGYTKNSNSSEDDWSDLLRLTEVLNNVPDEEYVAEVRKVIDVEQWMRYFAFMTLATSLETSFATGRGDDYSLYRGVTDPRFHLIVHDLDTVFGLGDTTSNPGINIFRMVPVVNRNANTTVLNRFMLHPEFVPIYFQELMRMIETIFDARYLNPFLDSTLKEFVNPDLIAAMKAFQVARNQGVLTQIPREMVITSSLPIVDGYLRTAISEVDLSGLADVVQTRSVEVNGIKANWTAWKGEWSRTGIALQPGINRVQVRSLDAGGKELRRQFLDIWYDAGPAQAVTGPITSDTTWTAAGGPYDISASLTVPVGRTLTIEPGATVWFGNGAGLVVAGRLVAEGTETARIRFTRPPGGTGRWNGIQFNGTLADNRIRFAEFEFSDGGSHHVGGSNSKLWIEGCTWQAGGSKSIIELANSSALIRGNQLPDLVGAEHIHGGPVPAGGFVRIEENIFGTTTLLNDIIDFTGAKRPGPVLEILNNVFTAASDDVLDLDGTDAWVEGNLFMHVHKANPNAGDTSSAISFGEDSGYGPHVLAIRNFFYDVDHVALCKEGGTLSLLNNTAVGVQVAAVNFSEPERNTRPGASAVLDGNLFWNPPGWAGTNFQNRFPTNGSVLLTAHRNLLLPGDTVLGGTDNWVGDPMLFDVSSNAVSATGFRSALAPRSGSPVLGRGPNGIDLGAAVSSWASLSGVPLAFSGQRAVTLTVGGPGISNYVYRVNSGPWSPERPVASKIQLNDLTTGDYRVEVLGRKADGAVQPAEQPTQSTSWTVIQDLAAVQLNELLTRNDRALEVEGEFPDAVELLNLGTTSLDLSGFGLSDDPEDSFKFTFPEGTAISPSGYLVLYADRGSDPTKYLGFGLGQAGGQLLLTYPDGTIADSIHYGLQLADLSLSRKSDGTWGLGRPTLGSSNQSIPTSDPSHLLINEWLANPQFESNDDFVELYNSGAAPVDVGGCYFSDQPVGDPKRHLIPALSFVAAKGYAVFRADGNIGQGADHLGFKLTADEGLIGLADPSGILIDCVTYGPQPVDRSEGRQPNGGEGWARFQVITPGSANPSLGGGTTSVTNELKLLVPLEATWSYDESGQNLGTEWSAEAFDDTTWAEGVALFGAETTPEIYPIPFSTPLTLANGRVTYYFRTRFLYDGPLSGVRLITTNLLDDGAVYHLNGIEAGRRRMNANYDFLTRATGGPANEGAFEVFDISANTLRQGENVLAVEVHQNSLNSTDLGFAMSLTASRSITNITGRSVVLNEVLASNAGLTNESGATPDWVEVFNPGPTSIDLGGMSLTDDPALPKRWVIPAGISLASQSYLRIRCDADQPATLVAGPDLNAGFGLNDRGDKVLLYDAESRGSSLLDSISFGLQAADVAIGRVPDGEGAWGVTAPTFTGDIPNRRTPTADPRNLRLNEWMANPKSGEDWFELFNPTAQPVALGGLFLTDDLNDRQKSRIPALSFIGASTNGFVRFEADNDLSKGADHVAFKLSNAGESLGLFLPDGALVDSVIFRQQYSGVSEGRIPDGGEAIVQFTHTSSPGEENHLALSTVVVSEILTHTDPPFEDAIELQNLAEEAVDIGGWFLSDSTGDLRKYRIPDGRVIQPGSFAVFYEYEFNALPGNRRSFSLSSVKGDQVYLSAADPAGNLLGYRSTAKFGAARNGVSFGRVVTTSGVDFSSLSTRSLGVDNPATTNAFHLGTGATNSTPMVGPIVISEIHYHPPNLGTNDNLRDEFIELRNITASAVRLFHPVYTTNTWRLRDGVDFEFPGNTTLPGGAALLLVGFDPKTNAAALASWRTRLGVPAAVTILGPYRGKLDNGSDSIELYQPDDVQLPPHPDAGVVPFVLVDRVKYSDEAPWPTLADTATTGNGASLQRRSLPAYGNEATNWVAGTPTAGQANASALVTLPAITLQPQGARVSEGLSHTLKVTASGAPPLAYQWRLGAESLLNATNSTYAIGAVGPTNVGLYTVVVSNPGGAVLSSGAVIRSGGAPAILEEPVPQYVEVGSTAQFSALVGGTLPIRYQWRREGANLTGATNRLLTLTNVQAGNLGRYALVATNVFGAVTSTPAALVLGLRPSLSATPQSREVLAGQNALFSVSATGTAPFSYQWMRGTVPLPDATNSTLQLSAVSLGQSGDYSVVVSNLFGAVTSPAARLSVFPLPAVTVTALDEVMSESGPDAGAFLITRSYATNQPLTVAFGFGGTAIPGNDYTAPVQATIEAGASSAVVLVTPTDDSIKETTETVRLTLAFGAGYVVGVPGSATLNLSDNDTVPINGTNVVELVTLTNLWRFEQTDDLSSVPWTQRGFDDSGWPVGLGALTAETANLPVPKLTPLVLGRWTYYFRTSFQLLSTQSLTLNALMAIDDGAVVYLNGQEAYRVGMPSGDIVYSTPATRTVGNATLAGPISLPTTNLVVGDNVVAVEVHQSDVDSSDVVFDLALTGQVVEEVPLELVDPQQAPNGDFAFNVVGTPGSVIQIEVSVDLETWASWLTVDLPASGVLRVSEPTGLGAGPRFYRARLGP